Below is a genomic region from Pontibacillus yanchengensis.
TTAGCACCGGCACGCATAGCGCGTTGGATAGATTGTTTTTGTGCACGACGGAATGAAACACGGTTTTCTAATTGTTTTGCGATGTTATCAGCAACTAGTGCTGCATCTAAATCAGCTTTTTTCACTTCAACGATGTTGATGTGAACTCTTTTACCAGTAAGTTCATTAAGAGCTTTACGAAGTGCTTCAACTTCGGAACCACCTTTACCAATTACCATTCCTGGCTTAGCAGTGTGGATGGAAATGTTAACGCGGTTCGCAGCACGTTCGATTTCAACTGTAGAAAGAGCTGCTTCTGAAAGACGATTTTCTACATATTCACGAATTTTAATGTCTTCATGTAGTAAATCTGCATAATCTTTACCGGAGTACCATTTAGACTCCCAGTCACGAATAACGCCAATACGCAGACCTACTGGATTAACTTTTTGACCCACTTCTTATCCCTCCTTCTTTTCTGATACAACTACTGTGATATGGCTAGTGCGCTTGTTGATTTGGCTTGCACGTCCCATTGCGCGAGGACGGAAACGTTTCAACGTTACACCTTCGTCTACAAACGCTTCAGAAATCACTAGGTTTTCTGGGTCCATTTCATAGTTATGCTCAGCGTTTGCAATCGCAGAATTTAATACCTTTTCAATTTCCGGAGAAGCTCCGCGTTGTGTATGACGTAATACCGCAATCGCTTCGCCAACCTTTTTTCCTCGAATTAAATTGATTACCAAACGAACTTTACGAGGAGCAATACGAACGGATTTCGCAACGGCTTTGGCTTGCATCTTGTGTGCCTCCTCTCATTTAGCGTTTTGTTTTCTTGTCATCGCCACCATGGCCTTTAAACGTACGTGTTGGTGCGAATTCGCCAAGTTTATGACCTACCATGTCTTCTGTAACATAAACAGGTACATGTTTGCGTCCATCATATACTGCGATTGTGTGTCCAACAAAATTAGGGAAAATTGTAGAACGACGAGACCAAGTTTTGATCACCTGATGCTTGTTATCTTCGTTTAATGATTCTACTTTCTTCATCAAGTGATCATCGACGAAAGGTCCTTTCTTTAGGCTACGTCCCATGAATTTACCTCCCTTCGTGTTTGACAATAAGAATATTGCTTATTATCAAGCATATTATTTCTTACGACGACGAACGATATATTTATCAGTATCTTTGTTACGTTTACGAGTCTTCTTACCAAGAGTAGGTTTACCCCATGGAGACATTGGAGAAGGAAGACCGATTGGCGCGCGTCCTTCACCACCACCGTGTGGGTGATCAACTGGGTTCATAACAGAACCACGAACAGTTGGACGTACACCTTTCCAACGAGAGCGTCCAGCTTTACCTACAGTGATAAGTTCATGTTCTAGGTTACCAACTTGCCCTACAGTTGCGCGGCAAGTACCAAGAATCAAGCGAACTTCGCCTGAAGTTAAGCGAACTAGTGTATATTTACCTTCACGTCCAAGGATTTGAGCCTGCGCACCTGCTGAACGAGCTAGCTGTCCACCGTGACCTG
It encodes:
- the rpsC gene encoding 30S ribosomal protein S3; protein product: MGQKVNPVGLRIGVIRDWESKWYSGKDYADLLHEDIKIREYVENRLSEAALSTVEIERAANRVNISIHTAKPGMVIGKGGSEVEALRKALNELTGKRVHINIVEVKKADLDAALVADNIAKQLENRVSFRRAQKQSIQRAMRAGAKGIKTQVSGRLGGADIARAERYSEGTVPLHTLRADIDYGTAEADTTYGKLGVKVWIYRGEVLPSKKN
- the rplV gene encoding 50S ribosomal protein L22, which produces MQAKAVAKSVRIAPRKVRLVINLIRGKKVGEAIAVLRHTQRGASPEIEKVLNSAIANAEHNYEMDPENLVISEAFVDEGVTLKRFRPRAMGRASQINKRTSHITVVVSEKKEG
- the rpsS gene encoding 30S ribosomal protein S19, with the protein product MGRSLKKGPFVDDHLMKKVESLNEDNKHQVIKTWSRRSTIFPNFVGHTIAVYDGRKHVPVYVTEDMVGHKLGEFAPTRTFKGHGGDDKKTKR